The nucleotide sequence CGGTCGCTGGAGGTCCTGGACTTGAGCAACAACCGATTGTCCAGGGTGTCCAGCACGAGTCTGGCATCGATGGAATGGCTGGTCGAGTTGAAAGTGAGTggccgtcgacgtcgtcgtcgaaaCATCCGCCCGCGAAATCGGTTCGTTGCTTTCCGACGCGCCGCgggttctctctttttttttctttttcgtaaCGATCGCGTTTCAGCGGcgccgtggaacgaaagaaaaatgCTTGGTGGGGATCGTCTTTAGTAATAACGGGCAGAATACTTTCTCGTCGAGAGTGAAACTTCTCCACGAACCGTGGTGCGCGAGGCCACGTTCGTTATGCTAGCGGAGCAATTATTCGTACGGGCTGAATCGTTAATTAAGGAGATAGCGGATCGTTTAACACACGTTTTCCACTTTGCCCGCAGATGGATAACAATCGGATTTGCGCCATCCAAGGCTCGCCTTTCGACGAAATGCCGCGGCTCCGGGTGCTCAGCCTGAGGAGCAACCGGATGGCTTCCGTTTCCGAAGCGGCGTTCAAACGATTGCGATCGAACATCGCGGTTCTGGACATCGATGGTAATTAGCCACGTTCGCCGGATTAGTTTACGGCGCGAGAAACTTTCGCTCGCGCATTTCCATACGAACGGAAAAACGGCTACTTAGCTTCTCGGGTTAATAGATTGAATCGTCTTCGAATGACGAGCGCTGCTCGAACGACGATGCTTAGACTATCGCAATTTCTGACAAGGCAATCCGCTTTCCTGCTCGTGCGGGATGCTGTGGCTAAGAGGGTGGCTGCAACAGGCGTCTTCGGAGGGTCCAAGGTGTGCCGATGGGTCGCTGTTCAAAGAAATCAGGCTGTCTCGCCAGGACTGCCAAAGGGAGAGACACATCGATCCCATTCACCCTGGCTGCGAGGCTGAAATGATCGATTTGGCACCGTACCCCGTGTCCTCCTCGCGTGAGTCCGACGGTTTCGTTGGTTTCTTTTAAGAACGACGcaagattttttacattgttCTTCCATACTCTTCCTCGCCAACAGTGTACGGTGCAACGGAAGTGGTACCGCTCCGTATGAACATAAAAGACTCGTCGACGCGACCTCCGTCGCAGGACTCCGACTACCTTTACGAATACGCAGACTATCAAGAGACCAGGAACGAAACCACGAACGCGACAAATCAGTCCTCGCCGACTGCGCAAACAGACGCGACGAAAGTCGTTCAATCGTCGGAGAAGGTTCAACCGCAGTCGAACACCACTGTCCCCGTGAAGAAGAACACCTTGATGCCACCGTCCCCAAGCAGCTCCGGCTTCACCTTCTTTGGGGTGCCCTTGCCCAGTCTGAACTTCAACCTCTGGGGGAACTCGGGCAGGAAATCGGAGCGGAAGAATTCATCCGGAAGACCTGGAAGAGGTCGCTACAGGACTTTCCCGCCGACGGAACCGGAAATCCACAGGGGTGGATTCGTGCCTCTGCCTCGTGGACAGGGTGGCTTCGTGCCTATCGCAGACCCTAGGATAACGTACCAGAAACAGGCGAAGAATGAGACCTCGGGGTCGCAGAATTCTAGCGTTGTGCCGGAGGAGAAGAGACGATGGAAAAGCGGAAACGGAACGGTGGTGAAGATCGACAGGACCCAGCTGAGGGCGAGCAGGCCTAAATTGGGATTCAAGGAGAGGGAGGAACTGTCCACTGTGGCGACGAGCGAGGCGGACTATAAGAAGCAACAGCACGATCTAAGGAACAGGTAAACAGTCGGAAATGTTGGTAGAGCCGATAATTAGTTTCCCCTTGAAGCTATTAAACCATGCCTCGTGAACTACTTATGGAGATTTCTATTGATTTCGACTTGAATAATCATTCTCTTAGATTATATTAGCAATCTTCGTCACGGTCTGACTCCGTTTTACACGGCGAGGTGTTAATCAAATTGCGATTACGTTAGTTCCAGTCATACGAACGCGACGAGAACGTCGGATTCGAGTGTAGCGGCGGACGAGTCGCCCCAAGAAGCAAACGAGACTTCTGCGGCTGTTGAGATCCAAGATGGCCCGGAGGTGAACCAGAAGCCCAGCAGATTCGAGGAGAAGCCTGAAGCTGAGCTTGCGAATAGGGTCGTCTGGACAACACCGAAAACAACAGAAGCGACGAAAGAAGTAAAAGGAACGTCAACGGAGACCGTTAAGGGAGAGAAGAACGTCTTCTGGGAACCGGAAGTCGAGTTCCAGGAGACGTCCACGCCGACGACGACTGTTCGAAGCGAAGGTGAACACACGAGTtacattttaatattaatataatataatatattataatatatataataatattaataatatataatatattataatatatatatatataataatattaattatatataatatattataatatatataataatattaatatatattaagtaCTCAACAGTTACGATTGTGTGATTTTAGATGTCTCGAGTGTTATGGCAACCGAGGGTACAGTTCCAACGTCAGAGAACCGGAAGAACGTGTCAGCGTCGCAGTTTTCCAGGGAAACGGAAGCTTCGGCTCTTTCAGCTTTTCTGGTTCCAGGGGGCCAGGTGCCTTCTTCTGGTTCGCCGGCGAACTTGCGTCCCCTAGGTCGACCAACCATAACGAAGGTCCCTTCGCCGCGTTTAGGGCTCATGTCCGAGCCGGAGAGGCAGAAATCGGTGGCCGAGGCTGTTCAGAGGAACGTTGGGACCGCGGAGGAGATCGTCGAGAAGGACGAGGCCTCGAATGAAAATGCCGAAGTGATCGAGGACAGTTCGTTCAACTGGTACTTCCAGCATTACAACGACACTAATCTGGAGCCCTACGTGGGCATCGCGTACAGTGGAAGCGGGAGGACGTGTCGGTGGACTTTGTTGAGTCAGATGTGCCTGGTTCTGTACACCTTGATGTAGAGAGAAGAAGAAAGTTTGTTTCGTCGCGGAGAATATCTAGCGCGTTCTCTTTTCATGCACAGAGTATGGTTGTTCGAAGGATAAAGTAAGGAGATAAGcctattaatgaaaaacagcgtgTATCTCAAATTATGTATCGTACAGGTACAAGCATGACGAAAATGCTGTTTTACGGTACACAGTTTCGATCCTCCCCGGGCGTACGCTTTGCGTGTAGCGTCGGGCCTTCGAGGATTTCCGGATCGAGATTTTGCAGACAGACGAAGCTCGAACGGATCGAGAAAGGCTCGAGGCTCGAGACCCGACGCTACGCCGTCTGAAGCTTCGTATGACACAAATGCGAGCCGTTCACCGTGGCCCCCCGCAGAGTATTgacgaagaataaataaagtcgTGTGCTCGAATGATCGGTATTGCTCTCGGTTTCCGtttctttacatttttattaacaacGCAGCGTCACGTTACTTATGAAAGCTCAATTTCTTTAGAAAAAACATGTTTGCAGTGTTCGAACCGTCTAGACTGTGGGAGGTGTGCATTACATAAAAGTTGCAGGTGGCAGTCGATCGTTCCTAATTACAGGTAACAAGGAACTACGCGTAATCGATACCCTTTATCTAATGCAAAGTACTCGCCCGAGTTTCGTTACTATCCTGGAACACCTCGTCGAGGGAAATTCTTCGTATCTGTTTagcgttttctttttttcttttttttggtgTTAGCTCGAAAATGTCGACCGTCTCAAAACACAGAAATACATTTGTACATGTATGGACAAACTTCGTGAGTTTGGTGAACTTTCGTTAGATCAACAGTCTGAGAACCGCACGTGTTAGTCTCGGTCTCGCTCGGCTCATTGGCTCTTCGCTTTCGCCTTTTCTTTctcctccttcttctcctcCTCTTTCTTATCGTCCTTCTTCACCTCCTTCTTGTCAGCCTCTTTTTTCTCGGCGTCGCGGTTGGTGAGCTTGTTATTAATTAGATTGTGAAGGGCTACTATAGATCTGACCAATGCGGCCAGATAGACGACTAACATCTGGTCGTTCGTCTTCACGTATAAAGAGTCGACGAACTTGCTTTGAGTCATGTCGGgcagtaaattaaaaatgtccTGGAGCTGGTAAACGATTTGATGGTTTATCGGCAGCTTTCCGCTACCAACTTGCAACAGGTAGTCTCTGATCTCCCTGATCTGCTCGTGCAGACCCTTTAGACCTAACAGTTGGTTTGTGATTCTCTGACTGAGGGTGCCCACGGTGGTGTCCTTGATGTCTCTCAACAGATGCTCGACACCCACCTCTTCAGCCTCCTCTGCTCCAATTTCACTGGGGATATGTTCGAATGTCTTGGATGTTGGAGAACCATCCTGTAAAGAACCAAGCATTATACTACCTGTGTTATAGGTTTTAGATGATATacggtataataaatatttacatcGTGCACTTCTTCAACAGCCTGATAAGCTTCTGTCGGAAGACCTAAGTCcttaggcttagcatcaatgaTGACCAGCACAGAATTAGGGCAGTATCTCCTAATTAATTCATTGATAGCTACATCGTTCTGATGTAGTTTGGGTCCAGTGTGATACCATCCTACTACCTTTTCACGAGCTGAAACGTTAAATGGTACAATTTTAACTCAGTTTATGTGGTAACATATTTCTGATCCTTTAAAATTTATTGTAGGTGCTCACCATTAACTTTTTTGAACATTCCATACATGTTTTCCAGATAGTCATGGTCGAGGAACCATACAGTTTTGTCTTTGTCATCCTCATCGAAGGGTACTGTAAGAAAAACAACAATGGCTgagttatttaaaattaaatctcACACTTGCATCCACTTCCAGTGATAACTAAGAGGTGTGTGATAAGTTGCAGATagtaaattgtaaaaataagtAAAAGTTGCATGAGTAAATGAGAAATGCTGGAGTCATTCTAACCTGCAAAGCTGTTTGACACGTCTAAAACACCTTTAGGCCTCCAGCATCCAAGTAATACACCGACAACCCTTTTCTGATTGCCGATTTTTCCCATCCGATTATAATGGTCCACCACGCTGAGTAGTACCAGCGGATGTACTACTACTTTTGTTGTCACTACCTCTTGACTCGGCATTTTTGAGCTGCTGCTACAGATTTCTGCGCTGCTGCTGCTTTGCATTTACAGTGAACAAATTTCTCTGTGTGATCTTAAATTCTTACTAAAGTAAAATCCCTAGTTAGTCAACGAACGTGTGGACGAACCACGGACTATATGGTCCGTACAGCTATGCCCGATACTGGACAAAAGTTCTTTCTTCTTGAAATTTCTGTTGTATTTCAAGACTAATGTTGCACCAATCGCATTAAATGGATAAAAGAAGAAGTgtagattttttatttattaatctcaatccttaaaaattataaaatctcTACGGAAAGTATGAAAATATTATTCTTAAGTACGTATGTACTCTGAGCACACGTTCTGCGTAACAATTGGTCGGTTCGTATAactttattatacaataaaacgACATGAAAAATACCGGAAAATGTTCATTGAACCTTCCTGCGTCCATATCATTCATAAAATTCTACGGAAAATCAAGCAatagataaatatttaacaaaatagttATATAAACGCCGAAAAGTAGACGATGGCGCCATCTAGCGATGAAACGTGGCGATATGAATTTACAGAAAACAGAATATCTTGTAAACTAGTgacaaaaaattaatatttttggtCTTAAATTGTTCGTGGTAAATCCACGCTTCACATTCATACCAAAAAGCCTCATAATTATTGCtagttttaatttttaataaatcgcTTGTCCACGAGCACTGAAACACTATAGCTATCTAGCGGTGAAACTCCCGAACTAAATCTGTTCCATGAGAATATGCATATGTTCGGAAAAAGTATGAAAACTCAAAATTTAGTGCTAGAATAGATACTTTGCGGATGCAGGAATGATCGCAATGATCTTCTGCATATATATTATGCAAAGAAGTCCGATAAAAAACGAGTAATAAATAGATATTCAATCATGTTCTCAAACCATGCTGTATTCTATATAGGACATAAAGTATCGGGGAAGCAATTTCTTAATAAATAACAATCCGCAATAATTATGAGGTATTTTGATATGATTATGGTGCACAAATTCACCGTGAATATTTTGTGATATAAATCATTAATTGCGAGGCACAAATTTCTGAGTTTATTCAAGTTTTTCTGTTTTCGTATTTTCGAGTTCCGCCGCTAGATGGCGCATGATGTGCAATTGCTCAAGAAAAACAGCTTTTCGATCTCCAAAAAATGGTTGATATTTAAATTCTTATAACTTTCTTATTAGGAATCGTAGGACAATAAACTTGatctcattttaaagcttgtaCTCTCTACTTTCGCATAGTATCCTTCATTTATCTCCAAAAAATTTTTAGGTGGCATAATGCGTGGGAAACCAGCGACATGTTTTCTTACAAAAATGCTACAAATTAAAATGTCTTAAAAAACATTACAAAATGATTTCCGTATTTGAGTCTACCATAAACTTGTAGATTGAAGCTTCCTCTTTATAACGAGCCCTTAAAATTTGATATACGATTCTTCTTCATTGATTTATTTAACTTTGAAGAAGGCGTTCCAATTCGTACGTCTTTGCATCCTTTTGCGAGCGACTGTTATGCTAATGATCCTAATTTTTGGGAAGCGATTAAGAAAGACTACTACCGACGAAACCTAGAAAACAGATTGGTAGAGAAATTGGGCGGATTTAGCAAAGGAAGAGAACTAGGGAAAGTAAAAAACTGGCAAAGGATGGACTGTTGGCAGCACTGTTGGAGGAGCACGTTGTTGTCGAGTGTGTACATTTTTCTGTTGCAGCAGATGATAAAAGGTAACTTATTCAATAAAAACAATCAACTCATCAAATTTCTGTGACATAATTCGACAAAGATTAAGTCAAGACTTCTCAGGCTAGACACCTAAATAAAGATTCATTTAATTTGTCCAAAAAATGGCAACGATTCCATGCGTTTCTCGCACAACAATGTGTGCAAAGCACACAAGTGTCGTGTTTCCTACATGCCATCTGGTACAAAATTCGTGAATTAATCGTATCAAGAGCTGCCAACTTAAATTACAAATATAAAGCGCGAAATTTTTATGTCAGCATCAAGTACCTTCCACTTTTTTCAGAACTTTACAGGATGTCGAAGCCGATCGTGTTCGTAACCGGAAACGCGAAGAAACTCGAGGAATTCGTGGCCATCTTGGGGAAAAATTTCCCCCGGGAAATTACGAGCAAATCGATCGATCTTCCAGAATATCAGGGAGCGAGCATAGACAACATTTGTACCAGTAAATGTCGAGCTGCCGCGGATTTGGTGAAGGGTCCGGTGATCGTCGAGGACACATGTTTGTGCTTCAACGCGATGAAGGGTTTGCCCGGTCCCTACATCAAATGGTTTTTGGAAAAAATCGGTCCGGAGGGCCTTCATCAAATGCTTCACGGCTGGGAGGACAAAACAGCGGAGGCGGTTTGCACTTTCGCTTATTCCACCGGGGAACCGGGTGAACCCGTTCTACTATTTCAAGGTCGAACACAGGGAACCATCGTGAGTCCTCGAGGAACGCGGGACTTCGGCTGGGATTGCTGTTTCCAACCCTTGGACAGCGACAAAACGTACGCGGAATTGCCGAAAGAAGTCAAGAATCAGATCTCTCATCGCGGCAAAGCGTTGCAGAAGCTGAAGGATCATTTTCTAAAGGATGTCGAACATTGATCGCGTTCTTTCCACCGGGGCAGTATTAACGTAATTATAAGTATAGACATGAGAAGAATGATAATACGTTGTTTATTATCCCCTCCTTCCCCTCACGATTATTTATTTCCTCAATCACAGAACTGAATATCTCGAGAAAACAGACTGGGTACTTTGACCCAATATCTCCGCGATGGTTCCATCCGTTATCGAAGGTGACTTCGCAGTAACATAACATTTTTAACGAATTGCATGCACTCGCGATACTTTTATCGAACGGCAATTCTCTTTTTGTTATTTAAACTGCTATCGTTTAAACAAGTCTCTAATTAATTTGAGATGTTGGATGATTC is from Megalopta genalis isolate 19385.01 chromosome 4, iyMegGena1_principal, whole genome shotgun sequence and encodes:
- the Rpn8 gene encoding regulatory particle non-ATPase 8, with product MQSSSSAEICSSSSKMPSQEVVTTKVVVHPLVLLSVVDHYNRMGKIGNQKRVVGVLLGCWRPKGVLDVSNSFAVPFDEDDKDKTVWFLDHDYLENMYGMFKKVNAREKVVGWYHTGPKLHQNDVAINELIRRYCPNSVLVIIDAKPKDLGLPTEAYQAVEEVHDDGSPTSKTFEHIPSEIGAEEAEEVGVEHLLRDIKDTTVGTLSQRITNQLLGLKGLHEQIREIRDYLLQVGSGKLPINHQIVYQLQDIFNLLPDMTQSKFVDSLYVKTNDQMLVVYLAALVRSIVALHNLINNKLTNRDAEKKEADKKEVKKDDKKEEEKKEEKEKAKAKSQ
- the LOC117222536 gene encoding inosine triphosphate pyrophosphatase produces the protein MIKELYRMSKPIVFVTGNAKKLEEFVAILGKNFPREITSKSIDLPEYQGASIDNICTSKCRAAADLVKGPVIVEDTCLCFNAMKGLPGPYIKWFLEKIGPEGLHQMLHGWEDKTAEAVCTFAYSTGEPGEPVLLFQGRTQGTIVSPRGTRDFGWDCCFQPLDSDKTYAELPKEVKNQISHRGKALQKLKDHFLKDVEH